In Ruminiclostridium josui JCM 17888, the genomic window ATACGATTTTTATCTTAAAGAATTTTCCTGCAATAAGAATATAAGAATACTGGACAATATTCAGGAGGCGGGAGAGAATTTTTTTACATATGACAAGAGAATGTCACAGCCGGATATTCCTGTTGTAACTGTCATGTCAATGGGAGAAAACTGCAATAAATTTGAAGCACAGCTTGATTTGAGGAAAAAATTTCAGGATAAGGGGTACAAGGTTTTACAGTTTGGCACAAAGGATTACTGTGACTTATACGGATTTATAAAGATTCCATCCTTTCTCATGTCAAAAGACATATCAATTGATAAGAAAATATACATGTTTAACTACTACATAAACAAAGAAGTATTAAAAGATGATTATGATGTGATTATTTTAGGGGTTGCGGGAGGTCTACTACCAGTTAACAGATATGTTACGAATTATTTTGGAGAGATTCCTCTTGTTGTCTCTTCTGCCCTAAACATTGATATAAACGTACTATGCTTATACCATAATAATGAAATAAAGGTAGAAAACCTTTATGAATGTCGCGAATTCGGTAAAGGAAGACTGGGGTGTTTTACAGATTATTACTATATGTCTGACAGGCAATTCAGAATTTCTTATGACCAT contains:
- a CDS encoding TIGR04066 family peptide maturation system protein, whose product is MYKLLVYPFTMEDSCITKYCNMLQDYELTSLVCLEGAYENGRAAGEFDGVETDLVITDDFNMEIDKCDVVLLLDKNFNELKDTYIKRINTAMAKNKIVMTNKMIYDFYLKEFSCNKNIRILDNIQEAGENFFTYDKRMSQPDIPVVTVMSMGENCNKFEAQLDLRKKFQDKGYKVLQFGTKDYCDLYGFIKIPSFLMSKDISIDKKIYMFNYYINKEVLKDDYDVIILGVAGGLLPVNRYVTNYFGEIPLVVSSALNIDINVLCLYHNNEIKVENLYECREFGKGRLGCFTDYYYMSDRQFRISYDHNIEYIILDRKYCINNIPIIEDETLKFCHVLDTDIKDSMLNSLVEELEENVALV